A section of the Pseudovibrio sp. M1P-2-3 genome encodes:
- a CDS encoding DUF4011 domain-containing protein produces MLDQITAPVKSVKPTVFIDAVVESTLHFAALQNSPSLFSSICLINSTPHSVFNITVELSFSPDFAIPKGFLVSQIEPFGQLELTDLFVHFDQNFWRNLGQNELGTACFRLLTDDGECIFEDFKKIDLLPRCHWGGFEAMGDLTASFVTSNDPALSSILQVASETLKKFGYPPALDGYRSEDPKLSYMLGASIWSAISAMGLLHTATPKNFVKNGQPVRLPSMIDNQGLVTPLDSSLLFASALEATGLNPLLLFTNTHCYCGFWLLDTGFSGAMEKDPLELRKALSARELIVFDPSFVSHWPAEPFPKAVIEAQKYLEENGEHSFVGAIDIAQARSYGIMPLEASNSSNPQPSEADDRQNANPLPLPKPPGYADLPIETIEVSTQSPKDRVARWQNKLLDLSLRNRLLNFKATKQTIPFFCADLSLLESQLTQNIKLQIKSFREKQRRGNTETKFDKIKARDALTRKELISSLEQAELSARTIELFRRAKSDINEGGTNTLFLAMGFLSWKRQADDEITYKAPLLLIPIKLERKSTTNRFSLEIHEDEVRFNDTLAEFLKRDFALQLPSFDKHLSNSEGTLDVPLILEMIRRVVRDISGFEVLEETALSTFSFAKYLMWQDMVARTKKLRQNRVVKHLIDNPDQAFESSSDTALPVASEIDRYYRPHDIVVPLPTDSSQLTAVMAAHEGKDFILVGPPGTGKSQTITNIIAQCLSHGKTVLFVAEKTAALDVVYRRLKENGLGNHCLELHSNKADRKQFLSQLKTAWDNTPPYDDEDWSLINEHLEIHRDHLNEYVETLHQKAPNGLSVFRALGLSIKNADKALPKLDWEEDRTHSEAGMRLLRSIITDIARVHKHVTPIPALEYISITDWSVRWQEELLNRSRDLHEVTVNLEKFCLQFREASGVSQSTGLHRSGLQRLSQFAQAISSLNGENFSLIFEADFPALYKSAGSLEEQISRYRRAEQRLAAAYLAIDIPAIPIQQLLQDWKQATAKMWPLSSSAKAKVRKRLEAFASSQRAVELEDLDHLLIMQQTISVLDQHPLKPLYSEWRGVDTDLGQLSDYLSKAAHLRSQILNLGIPETGRAGLKNRLLEYFSNHPLRSAINEKATEFHSCYMLFQDRLEVFCRFAGPALLNCEEPDFIAVLKDTLAELARNKSELQVWTEWCSVKEQALNHGLSPFIQAVENGWVSHDKLQESFEAAYANWWLPTAIDRTPALRKFKRFNHEELLQEFRRLDEQVRAMSASKVQQAMGHNLPLIHEVAKSSELGHLRHQMGLKRPSKSIRDMISGMPSTFSQLAPCLLMSPLSISQYLPVDHAQFDVVIFDEASQITTWDAVGAIARARQTIIVGDPKQLPPTNFFGRNEEEGEEELEAHERDLESILEEAKASGLPQLQLNWHYRSRHESLIAFSNWHYYGNKLITFPSPVTTDNAVRLVHNPEAFYDRGKSRTNPTEAREVVKAASERLRSWLTLPQNERPSLGIITFNQKQQDLIQDLLDAELRSSPELEWYFLEEREEPVIVRNLENVQGEERDIFIFSITFAPDQAGKLSMSFGALNQEGGERRLNVAITRAREELVIYSGITADNIDLSRTRALGVRHLKAFLDYAQKGAKALPATVSGSMGGYDSPFEEAVASTLEKLGWTVVPQVGVSGFRIDLGVVHPTKPGAFLAGIECDGATYHRSATARDRDKVREQVLRNLGWEILRIWSPDWWYDSEKTAQRIHSTLTELLQCSEVSQAFEQG; encoded by the coding sequence GTGTTAGATCAAATCACCGCGCCTGTAAAAAGTGTAAAACCAACCGTTTTTATTGATGCAGTTGTAGAGAGTACACTCCACTTTGCTGCTCTCCAAAATTCGCCCTCACTTTTTTCCTCAATCTGCCTGATCAATAGCACTCCCCATTCAGTGTTCAACATCACTGTTGAATTATCTTTTTCTCCCGATTTTGCCATTCCTAAAGGTTTTTTGGTGAGCCAAATTGAGCCATTTGGCCAGTTGGAACTGACTGACCTTTTCGTTCATTTTGACCAAAACTTTTGGAGGAACCTTGGTCAGAATGAACTTGGAACTGCATGTTTTCGCTTATTGACTGATGACGGAGAATGCATTTTTGAAGATTTCAAGAAAATTGACTTGCTGCCCCGTTGTCACTGGGGTGGCTTTGAGGCTATGGGCGACTTAACAGCTAGTTTTGTTACTTCCAATGACCCTGCGCTCTCAAGTATTCTTCAGGTCGCAAGCGAAACACTTAAAAAATTTGGTTACCCCCCCGCATTAGATGGGTATAGAAGTGAGGACCCCAAACTATCTTATATGCTTGGTGCTTCTATTTGGTCGGCAATATCTGCTATGGGTCTTCTTCATACAGCCACACCAAAGAACTTTGTCAAAAATGGCCAGCCTGTCCGCCTTCCCTCAATGATAGACAATCAAGGGCTGGTTACGCCACTTGATAGTTCATTACTATTTGCTTCCGCTCTTGAAGCAACAGGTCTTAATCCCCTACTTCTGTTCACTAATACTCACTGTTACTGCGGTTTCTGGTTACTTGATACCGGTTTTAGCGGGGCTATGGAAAAGGACCCCTTAGAACTGAGGAAAGCTCTTTCCGCAAGAGAGCTAATAGTTTTCGATCCATCCTTTGTCTCCCATTGGCCCGCGGAGCCGTTTCCTAAAGCAGTTATTGAAGCCCAGAAGTATTTGGAGGAAAACGGTGAACATTCGTTTGTCGGCGCAATTGACATTGCGCAGGCCAGATCCTACGGGATTATGCCTCTTGAAGCCTCCAATAGCAGTAATCCTCAGCCCTCGGAGGCAGATGACAGGCAAAATGCAAATCCTTTGCCATTGCCGAAGCCACCCGGTTATGCTGATCTTCCAATCGAGACGATTGAAGTATCAACTCAGTCACCAAAAGATCGTGTAGCCCGGTGGCAAAATAAACTCCTAGATTTATCACTCAGAAACCGGCTACTGAACTTCAAGGCAACCAAGCAGACCATACCATTTTTCTGTGCAGACCTATCGCTTTTGGAGAGCCAGCTCACTCAAAATATAAAACTGCAGATTAAGTCCTTTCGAGAAAAACAACGGCGTGGCAATACGGAAACTAAGTTTGACAAAATCAAAGCAAGGGATGCCCTTACTCGCAAAGAGCTGATCTCATCACTGGAACAAGCAGAACTGAGTGCTCGCACCATTGAGCTATTTCGCCGCGCCAAAAGCGATATCAATGAGGGAGGAACCAATACCCTCTTTCTTGCGATGGGATTTTTGAGTTGGAAACGGCAAGCTGACGATGAGATCACCTATAAAGCTCCGCTTCTTCTCATCCCCATCAAGCTGGAGCGCAAAAGTACAACAAACCGATTTTCGTTAGAAATCCACGAGGATGAAGTTCGTTTCAACGACACTTTGGCAGAATTTTTGAAACGGGACTTTGCCCTACAACTCCCTTCCTTCGACAAACACCTGTCCAATAGTGAGGGTACTCTGGATGTCCCGCTCATTCTGGAAATGATCAGAAGAGTTGTGCGGGATATTTCGGGGTTTGAGGTCTTGGAAGAAACTGCACTCTCAACATTCTCGTTTGCCAAATATCTCATGTGGCAGGATATGGTAGCGCGTACCAAGAAGCTTCGCCAAAACAGAGTGGTTAAACACCTGATTGACAATCCAGATCAAGCTTTTGAGAGTTCCAGCGATACCGCCCTTCCAGTTGCCAGCGAAATCGACAGGTATTACCGCCCACATGATATTGTTGTTCCTTTGCCAACGGATTCCTCGCAGTTAACAGCAGTCATGGCGGCCCATGAGGGCAAGGATTTTATTTTGGTTGGACCTCCAGGTACGGGAAAAAGCCAAACAATTACAAACATCATTGCCCAGTGCTTGTCTCACGGTAAAACTGTCCTCTTTGTTGCGGAAAAAACAGCAGCACTGGACGTAGTTTACCGGCGCCTGAAAGAAAACGGCCTTGGGAACCACTGCCTTGAGTTGCATTCCAATAAAGCTGACCGGAAACAGTTTCTCAGCCAGCTGAAAACGGCTTGGGACAATACTCCACCATATGACGATGAAGATTGGAGCCTGATAAACGAACATCTTGAAATACATCGTGACCACTTGAATGAGTATGTGGAAACCCTTCACCAGAAGGCTCCTAACGGTTTATCTGTTTTTCGTGCACTCGGGCTCTCAATCAAAAATGCAGACAAGGCTCTTCCAAAACTGGATTGGGAGGAAGATCGCACACATAGTGAAGCGGGAATGCGGCTTCTGAGAAGTATTATTACAGATATTGCGCGGGTTCATAAGCACGTTACACCCATACCAGCTCTTGAGTATATCAGTATTACAGACTGGTCTGTTCGCTGGCAGGAGGAGCTTCTTAACAGGTCGCGTGACCTACATGAGGTGACAGTCAACCTTGAAAAGTTCTGTCTTCAATTTCGTGAAGCCAGTGGCGTTTCACAGAGTACGGGTCTGCACCGCTCCGGTTTGCAACGGTTATCTCAATTTGCTCAGGCTATTTCGAGCCTTAATGGAGAAAATTTCTCTCTTATTTTTGAGGCTGACTTTCCTGCCTTATATAAATCCGCAGGTTCACTGGAAGAGCAGATTTCACGTTATCGCCGAGCGGAACAAAGGTTGGCAGCCGCTTATCTTGCTATAGATATTCCAGCAATCCCGATACAGCAACTTTTGCAAGACTGGAAGCAGGCAACGGCTAAAATGTGGCCCTTATCTTCTTCTGCAAAAGCAAAGGTACGCAAGCGTTTGGAGGCATTTGCAAGTTCCCAACGGGCGGTGGAGCTTGAAGATCTTGACCACCTCCTGATCATGCAGCAAACTATCAGCGTATTAGACCAGCACCCCCTTAAACCACTCTACAGTGAGTGGAGAGGAGTTGACACTGATCTCGGCCAACTATCCGATTATTTGTCCAAGGCTGCCCATCTGCGCTCTCAAATTCTAAATTTGGGAATACCCGAGACAGGACGAGCAGGTTTAAAGAACCGCCTTCTCGAGTATTTCTCAAACCATCCCTTAAGGTCCGCGATAAACGAAAAAGCAACAGAATTTCATTCTTGTTACATGCTCTTCCAAGACCGACTTGAGGTATTCTGCCGATTTGCTGGCCCGGCTCTTTTAAACTGCGAGGAACCAGACTTTATTGCTGTTCTTAAAGATACTCTGGCAGAGCTCGCCCGAAACAAATCTGAGTTGCAAGTATGGACAGAGTGGTGCTCTGTCAAAGAACAAGCTCTCAACCATGGCCTCTCGCCCTTCATCCAAGCTGTGGAGAATGGCTGGGTCTCCCACGATAAACTGCAGGAGAGTTTTGAGGCAGCCTATGCAAACTGGTGGCTGCCTACGGCCATAGACCGCACTCCTGCACTACGCAAATTCAAGCGTTTCAACCACGAAGAACTTTTGCAAGAGTTTCGCAGGTTGGATGAGCAGGTACGAGCGATGTCTGCCTCCAAAGTGCAGCAGGCAATGGGTCATAACCTGCCTTTGATCCACGAGGTCGCGAAAAGCTCCGAGCTTGGACACCTCCGCCATCAGATGGGCCTTAAACGACCAAGTAAATCCATTCGGGACATGATATCCGGTATGCCAAGCACTTTCAGCCAGCTTGCTCCATGTCTTTTGATGTCCCCCCTTTCCATTTCCCAATACCTACCGGTGGATCACGCCCAGTTTGATGTGGTTATTTTCGATGAAGCCTCACAAATCACAACATGGGATGCTGTGGGGGCCATTGCACGGGCAAGGCAGACGATTATTGTCGGAGATCCGAAACAGCTTCCTCCGACCAATTTCTTTGGAAGAAACGAAGAGGAAGGCGAAGAAGAGCTGGAAGCGCATGAACGGGATTTGGAGAGTATTCTTGAGGAAGCTAAAGCCTCTGGATTGCCGCAGTTACAACTCAATTGGCATTATCGCAGTCGTCACGAATCCCTGATCGCTTTTTCAAACTGGCATTACTATGGGAACAAATTGATCACCTTCCCGTCTCCCGTAACAACAGATAATGCTGTACGATTAGTACATAACCCCGAAGCCTTTTATGATCGTGGTAAATCCCGCACCAACCCAACAGAAGCAAGAGAGGTCGTAAAAGCGGCCTCGGAGCGACTTAGAAGTTGGTTAACCTTGCCACAAAATGAACGCCCATCACTTGGAATAATAACATTCAACCAAAAACAGCAGGACCTTATACAAGATCTGTTGGATGCTGAGTTACGAAGCTCCCCCGAACTGGAGTGGTACTTCCTTGAAGAAAGAGAAGAGCCTGTCATCGTTCGCAATCTCGAGAATGTTCAGGGAGAAGAACGGGATATTTTTATATTCTCAATCACTTTCGCACCCGATCAGGCCGGTAAACTCTCAATGTCCTTTGGCGCCCTCAATCAAGAAGGCGGTGAGCGGCGGTTGAATGTTGCCATTACAAGAGCCCGCGAAGAGCTGGTTATATACTCCGGTATTACAGCCGATAATATTGACCTCAGCCGAACAAGGGCCTTGGGTGTTCGCCATTTGAAGGCATTTCTCGACTATGCACAAAAAGGGGCTAAAGCCCTGCCAGCCACAGTTTCAGGTTCGATGGGCGGATATGACAGTCCCTTCGAAGAGGCAGTTGCCTCCACGCTTGAAAAACTTGGGTGGACAGTGGTGCCACAAGTTGGTGTTTCCGGATTCCGCATAGACCTTGGTGTGGTCCACCCCACAAAGCCAGGGGCATTCTTAGCTGGTATTGAATGTGACGGGGCAACCTATCACCGCTCAGCCACAGCCCGTGACCGAGACAAAGTTCGTGAGCAGGTTCTGCGCAACCTTGGGTGGGAGATCCTTCGTATCTGGTCTCCAGACTGGTGGTATGACAGCGAAAAAACCGCTCAAAGAATTCACAGTACACTCACCGAACTCTTGCAATGCAGTGAGGTTTCACAGGCGTTTGAGCAAGGCTAA
- a CDS encoding acetate--CoA ligase family protein — translation MNSSLTNISSHHENAELFRALTSPQKVAFFGASDDPSRIGGRPLAYTLRSKFSGELLPINPRRSTVQGLKAYSSAEDINTAIDLAIITVPAPFVAESVRQVANKGARVAVIFAAGFAEVGEQGLHMQQELIQISRSTGIRLVGPNCLGIINARNGLMGTFGGAALLPNDNPGGFTLISQSGAYGAHSYVAALKHGARPGMLLSTGNEADLGVPDFIQMAVDDPLTHVIGCYAEGISDGPKLIGALEAAREARKPVLFMKVGRSDVGATAAASHSASLAGEDNVFDAVLAQTGAQRMSSTEHMVDVAKAAIPRIYPAGRRLGIFTISGGGGVLMADTAEDEGLEVPPLPEAVQEQLKHLNPMASPRNPVDVTAHILNDPSSIEPTIRAMFNEGAYDAIIAYWSTISLTPEKLKKCIAEVDKGLAGQASHLLFHDVNPANVLEEIIGDGHFPVFEDPTRAVHAMATLMRFGEAFNQTTTKWHDRQANLSSKVSLPIGSISEREAKNILAEAGVPMVQDRFAKTPKEARKAAEELGGVLALKIVSPDIVHKSDVGGVALNTSPEQVEEVSRSLIEVVSHKAPNATIEGILLSPMIEDGVDCILGSRLDPVFGPVVVFGLGGIFTEVIEDVAFRLAPVTQKEAKEMIKSLKGAPLLKGARGQPPANEGALVDAIVAFSQLIATAGNQLESAEINPLRALPSGVLGLDAVIQLKP, via the coding sequence GTGAATAGTTCACTGACTAATATAAGCAGTCACCATGAAAATGCAGAACTGTTCAGAGCCTTAACGAGCCCGCAGAAAGTTGCTTTCTTTGGCGCGTCCGATGATCCCAGCCGAATAGGCGGGCGGCCTCTTGCCTACACATTACGTTCCAAATTCTCCGGCGAGTTATTACCCATTAACCCCAGACGCAGCACAGTACAGGGCCTCAAAGCCTATAGTTCAGCTGAAGACATCAACACTGCAATTGATCTAGCAATAATAACCGTTCCTGCCCCGTTCGTTGCCGAGAGTGTCCGGCAAGTGGCCAACAAAGGTGCACGCGTTGCTGTGATATTTGCTGCCGGTTTTGCTGAAGTAGGGGAGCAGGGTCTTCACATGCAGCAAGAACTCATCCAAATCAGTCGCTCAACCGGCATCCGTTTGGTTGGGCCCAATTGTTTAGGGATCATCAACGCACGCAACGGTCTTATGGGAACCTTCGGAGGAGCTGCTCTTCTCCCCAATGACAACCCGGGAGGATTTACATTAATCAGCCAATCTGGGGCTTACGGGGCTCACTCTTATGTTGCCGCATTGAAGCATGGTGCCCGCCCCGGTATGCTGCTATCAACGGGGAATGAAGCGGACCTAGGCGTTCCGGATTTCATCCAAATGGCTGTAGATGACCCACTAACACATGTTATCGGCTGCTATGCCGAGGGCATTTCAGATGGCCCAAAGCTAATAGGAGCATTGGAAGCGGCTCGGGAAGCACGTAAACCGGTTCTGTTTATGAAAGTTGGCCGTTCCGATGTTGGTGCGACAGCAGCTGCATCCCACTCGGCTTCCCTAGCTGGTGAGGACAACGTCTTTGATGCAGTCCTTGCGCAAACTGGTGCTCAAAGAATGTCATCGACCGAACATATGGTCGACGTGGCCAAAGCCGCCATTCCTCGAATATATCCAGCTGGCCGACGCCTTGGAATCTTTACGATCTCTGGCGGAGGCGGAGTACTCATGGCAGATACAGCTGAAGATGAAGGGTTGGAAGTCCCCCCCCTTCCAGAGGCGGTCCAAGAGCAGCTCAAACACCTGAACCCGATGGCATCCCCAAGAAACCCAGTGGATGTTACAGCCCATATACTTAATGATCCCTCCTCCATTGAGCCAACCATAAGGGCAATGTTCAATGAGGGCGCCTACGACGCCATCATTGCATACTGGTCTACAATCAGCCTAACCCCTGAGAAACTCAAAAAATGTATAGCGGAAGTAGATAAAGGATTAGCCGGTCAGGCCTCTCATTTGTTATTCCATGATGTTAATCCCGCCAATGTTCTTGAGGAAATAATTGGAGACGGGCACTTCCCCGTCTTTGAGGACCCGACCAGAGCCGTTCACGCCATGGCTACCCTTATGCGGTTTGGAGAGGCTTTCAACCAAACCACAACAAAGTGGCACGATCGACAAGCAAACCTCTCTTCCAAGGTCTCTTTACCTATCGGTTCCATTTCAGAAAGAGAGGCAAAAAATATTCTTGCGGAAGCTGGTGTGCCAATGGTTCAGGATCGCTTCGCGAAAACGCCCAAAGAGGCGAGGAAAGCCGCAGAAGAACTAGGGGGGGTACTAGCGCTTAAAATCGTCTCTCCAGATATCGTGCATAAATCCGATGTGGGGGGAGTTGCTCTAAACACCTCACCTGAACAAGTAGAAGAAGTCAGTAGAAGCTTAATAGAGGTTGTCTCCCACAAGGCACCAAATGCAACAATTGAAGGCATTCTACTTAGCCCAATGATTGAGGATGGAGTTGATTGCATTCTTGGCTCTCGACTTGACCCCGTTTTCGGACCAGTGGTTGTTTTTGGTCTTGGAGGCATATTCACGGAAGTTATAGAGGATGTTGCATTCCGCTTGGCCCCTGTAACTCAAAAGGAAGCCAAAGAGATGATAAAAAGCTTAAAGGGCGCGCCTCTCTTAAAAGGTGCTCGAGGACAACCTCCGGCAAATGAAGGTGCCTTGGTAGATGCAATTGTCGCATTTTCCCAGTTAATCGCAACTGCAGGAAACCAACTTGAAAGTGCAGAAATTAACCCACTCAGAGCCTTGCCCAGCGGCGTCCTAGGCCTTGACGCAGTTATTCAACTGAAACCATAG
- a CDS encoding PAS domain S-box protein has protein sequence MQKKIRKKSVKPAGNKSVVAVFFQKNSKLWLVLMAGFVVLILGAQYFIYHSLRDYAYGERVSNVERSLHNQLEFLFHLEAIEGRLLPFLEELHERSNLRIPGIHGDYQVNRIYIDKNHLSRMGERVFIGDKAYGPIHDEERHYSGLVSKVLGKHLVSEEHHSHDKHVAVDDFFGNQQSTLSPSVLQKQFANRNFDSVLFLMRELESDSQSIIEELAVLPLEGWPIIMVEGEVPQTGQFEAIQQRAAILFVLLTLLILGALWALHSRRVSQANADLSALEEKERAQRQLVEEAVIRSQAKEARINAILMSAADGIITTDQIGKIDTANYAAGTLFSTNASRLIGTQLSSLFFQWDYEDLFKKNSGELLGTVLTAEGQAVNGDTFPAELIFSEFIANKTQSFSVIIRDISQRLAVEQEAVSAQQQLASAINYLPDAFVLFDREDKLLICNRRYQELYKTSADLLVPGNTFEFIIRQGALRGQYNTKGIPLGEWIEKRLEEHRNQSGEMLQELDDGTWIRVYERKTPEGQIVGYRRDVTDLRLREIEVEQRTSELQSVFQTANDAVIGVNVRDEIVEFNPSAERVFGLKRDDALGQQAHTLLFRESSGDQYLENLDRLKRDQITQAGSERMQAKGNSIKGEELIIEFTMSAADTIDGRRFYSFIRDITKQTNDTQALLIARDQAEAASNAKASFLAMMSHEIRNPLNAIIGLLNIIKEDQLSEQHNNLINTSLNSAYALLQILNDILDLSKLEAGKLEFREEAISLRHLVNGVRDLLMPKARDQGLQLLVNINESLPEFIATDGGRLRQVLINLVGNALKFTHEGSVTMQAESRGENKDGITIRFAVVDTGIGIPWEKQASIFQKFETIDNSQARKTDGIGLGLAVSQEIVEGMGGEIGIQSVPGEGSVFWFELPMVHAEQLQKEEKMQEISEMDREIIRGTRILLAEDNKTNQLVAVELLKKVSCQVETANNGKEAVEVLEKGYFQLVLMDSTMPIMGGEEAIKAIRSRSDDLASVPIIALTAHIMKEQHERLYNVGATAILTKPIALQPLVRAISQAIVEQAANTRGDATLGTLTNEASKSAFVETEQGPHTRQQRVNTLKKLSKEHLESLQAQQISNEDFGMKVREIVMQMKNICSEGHYRPLWEKYQSLQLLDRDAQESFLKEIIETCNCLTSGWKRGVTNELSVMDKDKISPSGQQKTSLL, from the coding sequence ATGCAGAAAAAAATCAGAAAGAAATCTGTAAAGCCTGCAGGAAACAAGAGTGTAGTTGCTGTTTTTTTTCAAAAAAACAGCAAGTTATGGCTTGTTCTCATGGCCGGATTTGTGGTTTTGATACTGGGAGCACAGTACTTCATCTATCACTCTCTGAGAGACTATGCATATGGGGAGCGCGTCTCCAACGTAGAGCGATCCTTGCATAACCAGCTTGAATTTCTTTTTCATTTGGAAGCTATTGAAGGACGCCTTCTTCCATTTCTTGAAGAGCTCCATGAAAGGTCAAACCTACGCATACCGGGCATACATGGAGACTACCAAGTTAATCGCATCTACATTGATAAAAATCATCTGTCGCGGATGGGGGAGCGTGTTTTTATCGGGGACAAAGCTTATGGGCCCATTCACGATGAGGAAAGGCACTACTCCGGCTTGGTGAGTAAAGTGCTTGGTAAGCACTTAGTTAGTGAAGAACATCATTCGCATGATAAGCATGTTGCCGTTGATGACTTTTTTGGCAATCAACAGAGTACACTTAGTCCAAGTGTCTTGCAAAAGCAGTTTGCAAATCGAAATTTTGACAGTGTTTTGTTTTTGATGAGAGAGCTGGAAAGCGACAGTCAAAGTATAATTGAAGAATTAGCCGTTTTGCCACTTGAGGGGTGGCCAATTATTATGGTGGAGGGTGAGGTTCCGCAAACTGGGCAGTTTGAAGCTATCCAGCAGCGGGCGGCAATTCTATTTGTTTTGTTGACGCTCCTTATTCTTGGGGCGTTGTGGGCTCTCCATTCACGGCGTGTCTCGCAGGCCAATGCGGACTTAAGTGCACTGGAAGAGAAAGAAAGGGCTCAACGACAACTGGTAGAAGAGGCTGTTATCCGCTCACAAGCAAAGGAAGCGCGCATCAATGCCATATTAATGAGTGCGGCAGATGGAATTATCACAACTGATCAAATCGGAAAAATTGATACGGCAAACTATGCGGCGGGCACACTATTTTCGACGAATGCGTCTCGTTTGATTGGAACCCAACTCTCCTCACTTTTTTTTCAATGGGACTATGAAGACCTTTTTAAGAAAAACTCAGGAGAGCTTCTAGGTACTGTGTTAACGGCGGAAGGACAAGCAGTGAATGGGGATACCTTTCCGGCGGAGCTGATTTTTTCCGAATTTATTGCCAATAAAACGCAGTCCTTTTCAGTAATTATTAGAGATATTTCCCAGCGACTGGCTGTTGAGCAAGAGGCTGTGTCTGCTCAGCAGCAGTTGGCCAGTGCAATTAATTATCTTCCCGATGCCTTTGTTTTGTTTGATCGGGAGGACAAACTCCTCATTTGTAACCGTCGTTATCAAGAACTTTACAAGACAAGTGCCGACCTTTTGGTTCCGGGCAATACATTTGAATTTATTATTCGGCAAGGGGCTTTGCGAGGACAATACAATACCAAGGGGATACCTTTGGGAGAATGGATAGAAAAACGACTGGAAGAACACCGCAATCAATCAGGTGAGATGCTTCAGGAGTTGGACGACGGAACCTGGATCCGAGTTTATGAGCGAAAAACTCCAGAAGGGCAAATTGTTGGGTATCGCAGGGATGTGACGGATTTACGCCTGCGTGAAATAGAGGTGGAGCAGCGTACTTCCGAATTGCAGTCGGTTTTTCAAACTGCCAATGATGCAGTTATTGGTGTTAATGTGCGAGATGAGATTGTTGAGTTCAACCCATCCGCCGAGCGTGTATTCGGCCTTAAAAGAGACGATGCGCTGGGCCAGCAAGCCCATACTCTGTTATTTAGGGAAAGTAGTGGAGACCAGTATCTCGAAAATTTGGATCGTTTGAAACGTGATCAGATTACTCAGGCAGGGTCGGAAAGGATGCAAGCCAAGGGGAATTCAATTAAAGGCGAAGAACTTATTATTGAATTCACCATGAGTGCGGCGGATACGATTGACGGTAGGCGTTTCTATTCTTTTATACGTGATATCACCAAGCAGACAAATGATACCCAAGCTTTGCTGATTGCCAGAGATCAAGCGGAAGCCGCCAGCAACGCAAAGGCAAGTTTCCTTGCAATGATGAGCCACGAAATACGTAATCCACTCAATGCGATCATTGGTCTTTTAAACATCATCAAAGAAGACCAGCTTAGCGAACAACATAATAATCTGATTAATACTTCCTTGAACTCTGCCTACGCGCTCCTACAGATTTTAAATGATATTTTAGACCTGTCAAAATTGGAGGCGGGAAAATTGGAGTTTAGGGAGGAGGCGATTTCCCTTCGCCATTTGGTGAATGGCGTTAGAGACCTCTTGATGCCTAAAGCTCGTGATCAAGGATTACAGCTACTGGTCAATATCAATGAGAGTTTACCGGAGTTTATTGCAACTGATGGTGGGAGGCTCAGGCAGGTTCTCATAAACCTTGTTGGCAATGCCCTTAAATTTACGCACGAAGGGTCTGTTACCATGCAGGCGGAAAGTCGTGGTGAAAATAAAGACGGCATAACAATTAGATTTGCAGTTGTTGATACGGGCATAGGAATTCCCTGGGAAAAACAAGCAAGTATTTTTCAAAAGTTTGAAACTATAGATAATTCTCAAGCTCGGAAAACGGATGGAATCGGGCTTGGTCTGGCTGTATCACAAGAGATTGTTGAAGGGATGGGAGGCGAGATCGGTATTCAATCCGTTCCGGGGGAGGGGAGTGTATTTTGGTTTGAGCTACCAATGGTCCATGCAGAGCAACTCCAGAAAGAGGAGAAAATGCAAGAGATTTCTGAGATGGACCGAGAGATTATTCGAGGAACACGTATCTTACTTGCAGAGGATAACAAGACCAATCAGTTGGTTGCTGTTGAGCTTTTGAAGAAAGTTTCCTGTCAGGTGGAGACTGCCAATAATGGGAAGGAGGCGGTTGAAGTGTTGGAGAAGGGGTACTTCCAACTTGTTCTAATGGACTCTACTATGCCGATAATGGGGGGCGAAGAAGCAATTAAGGCCATCCGTTCACGAAGTGATGATTTAGCGAGCGTTCCCATTATAGCCTTAACTGCTCATATTATGAAAGAGCAACATGAAAGGCTTTACAATGTGGGGGCGACCGCCATTTTAACCAAGCCGATAGCGCTGCAGCCCTTGGTCAGGGCGATCTCACAGGCTATTGTGGAGCAGGCCGCCAATACTCGGGGAGATGCAACGCTCGGGACTCTTACTAATGAAGCCAGCAAGTCTGCTTTTGTTGAAACGGAGCAGGGTCCTCATACCAGGCAGCAACGCGTTAATACTCTTAAAAAGTTAAGCAAGGAACATTTGGAATCACTGCAGGCGCAACAGATTTCCAATGAGGACTTTGGAATGAAAGTTCGGGAGATTGTCATGCAGATGAAAAATATATGCTCAGAAGGGCACTACCGACCGTTGTGGGAAAAATATCAAAGTTTACAACTGTTAGATCGGGATGCTCAAGAAAGCTTCCTAAAAGAGATTATTGAGACATGTAATTGCCTTACTTCCGGTTGGAAACGAGGGGTCACGAATGAACTATCGGTAATGGATAAAGACAAAATTTCCCCATCAGGCCAGCAAAAAACATCGTTGCTTTGA